From the Hyphomicrobium sp. ghe19 genome, one window contains:
- a CDS encoding response regulator transcription factor translates to MRILIIEDDAETARLVSDSLSSNGHQVEIASDGINGLKQAAVGSFDVLVIDRMLPGLDGLNVVQSLRRAEVTSAILLLTAIGGIEDRIEGFECGADDYLVKPFALGELLARVTALGRRPPSPKQDFLFRIDDLEVNLVKHEVRRGGEVIHLQPREFRMLELLIKNSGRVVTRSMILEQMWGLETDTKTSIVQTNVSRLRLKIDRPGDAPLIRTVRGLGYIIDQPA, encoded by the coding sequence ATGCGGATTTTGATTATTGAAGACGATGCCGAAACGGCGAGGCTTGTCAGCGACAGCCTTTCGTCCAACGGTCATCAAGTCGAGATCGCTTCCGACGGCATCAATGGCCTGAAGCAAGCGGCTGTCGGATCGTTCGACGTGCTGGTCATCGACCGGATGCTTCCGGGTCTCGATGGCCTCAATGTCGTCCAGAGCCTGCGCCGTGCCGAGGTCACTTCCGCCATTTTATTACTTACTGCCATCGGCGGCATAGAAGATCGCATCGAAGGCTTTGAATGCGGCGCCGATGATTACCTCGTCAAGCCGTTCGCCCTGGGTGAGCTTCTCGCGCGCGTGACGGCGCTCGGGCGGCGGCCGCCAAGTCCGAAGCAGGACTTTCTCTTCAGGATCGATGATCTCGAGGTCAATCTCGTCAAACACGAAGTGCGGCGCGGCGGTGAGGTCATTCATCTGCAGCCGCGCGAATTCAGAATGCTCGAGCTTCTGATCAAAAATAGCGGACGCGTCGTTACGAGATCCATGATTCTGGAACAAATGTGGGGGTTGGAGACGGACACCAAGACCTCCATCGTTCAAACAAACGTCAGCCGCCTGCGGTTGAAAATCGACCGGCCGGGGGATGCGCCTCTGATCCGCACGGTGAGAGGCTTGGGTTACATCATTGATCAGCCGGCATAG
- a CDS encoding phosphatase PAP2 family protein produces MASALLFQIYPKLDLAVSERLFTDHQFIGRDSGAFNAARFLFNVLFYSSCAVGLLGCVITLTTGRKWLNLSSNKWLFLAVCVLVGPLTVANLGFKDHWGRARPQTVVEFGGDKSFTPPLVKSTACPRNCSFFSGEASSIYVLGFAAAFLFPTAAGAWLVSGIVLGSLCGFVRMTEGGHFLSDVIFAGVFMAVTVALIQMLFSAISRKSEPV; encoded by the coding sequence ATGGCCAGCGCACTTCTCTTCCAGATTTATCCGAAGCTCGATCTCGCCGTGTCGGAACGGCTTTTCACTGATCACCAATTCATCGGACGCGACTCTGGCGCGTTTAATGCGGCACGGTTCCTGTTCAACGTCCTGTTCTACAGCAGTTGCGCCGTCGGGCTGTTAGGCTGCGTGATCACGCTTACGACGGGACGAAAGTGGCTGAACCTCTCTTCGAATAAATGGCTTTTCCTCGCCGTCTGCGTTCTCGTCGGGCCGCTGACTGTCGCGAACCTCGGGTTCAAGGACCATTGGGGGCGGGCCCGGCCACAGACAGTTGTCGAATTCGGAGGAGACAAATCGTTTACGCCTCCTTTGGTCAAATCGACGGCGTGTCCAAGAAATTGTTCGTTCTTTTCCGGCGAAGCCTCTTCGATCTACGTCTTGGGCTTCGCCGCAGCCTTCCTGTTCCCCACGGCGGCCGGCGCATGGCTCGTGTCGGGCATCGTGCTCGGAAGCTTGTGCGGCTTCGTGCGAATGACGGAAGGCGGCCACTTCTTGTCCGACGTGATTTTTGCAGGGGTGTTCATGGCCGTCACGGTCGCCCTCATCCAGATGCTTTTTTCGGCAATTTCTCGAAAAAGCGAACCGGTATGA
- the yghU gene encoding glutathione-dependent disulfide-bond oxidoreductase, with protein MTEYTPPKIWVWNKPSGGQFASINRPISGSTHDKDLPVGRHPLQLYSLATPNGVKVTIMLEELLALGHSGAEYDAWLININDGDQFGSGFVAVNPNSKIPAMMDRSGPEPVRIFESGAILLYLAEKFGAFLPTEVPARAECLSWLFWQMGSAPYLGGGFGHFYSYAPTKIEYAIDRFAMEVKRQLDVLDHRLANNAYVAGNEYTIADMAIWPWYGALVQGTLYGAAEFLSVNEYKNVRRWADAVRQRPAVQRGRMVNRISGDPASQLHERHDAADFETKTQDKLLAGS; from the coding sequence ATGACGGAATACACGCCGCCCAAGATCTGGGTCTGGAACAAGCCGAGCGGCGGTCAATTCGCCAGCATAAATCGCCCTATTTCAGGTTCGACGCACGACAAGGATTTGCCGGTCGGCCGCCATCCGCTTCAGCTCTATTCGCTAGCCACGCCCAACGGCGTGAAGGTCACGATCATGCTCGAAGAGCTGCTGGCGCTCGGGCACAGCGGCGCGGAGTACGATGCTTGGCTGATCAATATCAACGATGGCGATCAGTTCGGCAGTGGCTTCGTAGCAGTGAACCCCAACTCTAAAATTCCGGCCATGATGGATCGCAGCGGACCGGAACCGGTGCGCATCTTCGAGTCTGGCGCGATCCTGTTGTATCTCGCCGAGAAGTTCGGCGCCTTCCTGCCTACCGAGGTTCCCGCACGTGCCGAATGCCTCTCCTGGCTGTTCTGGCAGATGGGAAGCGCACCATATCTCGGTGGCGGTTTCGGCCACTTCTACAGCTACGCGCCGACGAAGATCGAATACGCCATCGATCGTTTTGCGATGGAGGTGAAGCGCCAGCTCGACGTACTCGACCACCGCTTGGCCAATAACGCATATGTTGCGGGCAACGAGTATACGATCGCCGATATGGCAATCTGGCCTTGGTACGGCGCGCTGGTACAGGGCACACTTTACGGAGCGGCCGAGTTCCTCTCGGTCAACGAATATAAGAACGTCCGTCGCTGGGCTGACGCCGTCCGCCAACGGCCCGCGGTGCAACGTGGGCGAATGGTAAACCGCATCTCGGGCGATCCCGCCAGCCAATTGCATGAACGCCACGACGCGGCCGATTTCGAGACGAAGACACAGGACAAGTTGCTCGCTGGCAGTTAG
- a CDS encoding CsbD family protein, translated as MGSTADKVSGYANEAAGNIKKNIGKAVGSDKMTVEGAIQELKGEAQVEVGKAKAAVKDGANKVADEINRKL; from the coding sequence ATGGGCAGCACCGCTGACAAGGTTTCCGGCTACGCGAACGAGGCGGCCGGGAATATCAAGAAGAACATCGGCAAAGCCGTTGGTTCGGACAAGATGACGGTAGAAGGCGCCATTCAGGAGCTGAAAGGCGAAGCGCAGGTCGAAGTCGGAAAGGCGAAAGCTGCCGTCAAGGATGGCGCCAACAAAGTCGCTGATGAGATCAATCGCAAACTCTAG
- a CDS encoding HAMP domain-containing sensor histidine kinase — MISRHRLTQRTAFRLAGVVAAIITLTNVVIFAILFLVISEQLSLHLKAHVDEVRETLVDVQGSESDGFRELAETVGRHALVAQSDEDIYLLTDESGKYVAGNVKSLERFDGWRTIPWQDLKLIGQWPSPRASDAVIGIWTPVKGGYLFVGDGNGDIKDAQILLLTGLLWGIGLSVICALCGGYLLGLKAQRRVEEMEQVLDAVASGEFNRRIPRNAASDDIDHVAALINVTLDRLQKLIGNLKQVSVDIAHDLRTPISRMRQKLEVVRSGPATIETYKAAVDESLGEIDSIADTFDALLRISEIEAGARKMKFVDVELNGLLANIIDALEAVAEERQHRLRALSGTGGPLTVRGDRRLLNQLFVNLIENAILHCPPASDIEVELAGDTRQPIVRVRDTGPGIPVEEREKVFRRLYRLEKSRTTRGSGLGLSLVAAIAELHSAKVTLGDNKPGLVAEITFDQAPRVS, encoded by the coding sequence TTGATCAGCCGGCATAGGTTAACGCAACGAACGGCGTTTCGTCTGGCGGGCGTCGTCGCTGCCATCATCACGCTGACCAACGTCGTCATTTTTGCGATTTTGTTTCTCGTCATCAGTGAGCAGCTCAGCCTGCATTTGAAGGCCCACGTCGATGAAGTGCGGGAAACTCTCGTCGATGTTCAAGGGAGTGAGAGCGACGGGTTTCGCGAGCTTGCGGAGACGGTCGGACGGCATGCGCTGGTCGCTCAGTCGGACGAAGACATTTATCTGCTGACGGACGAGAGCGGGAAATACGTCGCGGGCAACGTCAAATCATTGGAGCGATTCGATGGATGGCGAACGATCCCGTGGCAGGATTTGAAACTCATCGGGCAATGGCCGTCGCCGCGAGCAAGCGATGCCGTTATCGGAATATGGACGCCCGTAAAAGGCGGCTATCTATTCGTCGGAGACGGCAACGGCGATATCAAAGACGCCCAAATATTGCTTCTCACGGGATTGCTGTGGGGCATCGGCCTATCGGTCATTTGTGCGCTCTGTGGCGGGTACCTCCTTGGTCTCAAGGCGCAGCGACGTGTCGAGGAGATGGAGCAGGTGCTCGATGCCGTTGCCTCCGGAGAGTTCAACCGGCGCATCCCAAGGAATGCAGCGTCGGACGACATCGATCACGTTGCGGCTCTTATCAACGTGACGCTGGACCGATTGCAGAAGCTCATCGGCAACTTGAAGCAGGTGTCGGTCGACATCGCCCATGATCTGCGCACGCCCATCAGCCGCATGCGCCAGAAGCTCGAAGTCGTCCGGTCGGGGCCTGCCACCATCGAAACCTACAAAGCCGCCGTCGATGAGTCGCTCGGCGAAATCGACAGCATCGCGGATACCTTTGATGCGCTGCTGCGCATTTCCGAGATCGAGGCCGGCGCCCGGAAGATGAAGTTCGTCGATGTCGAGTTGAACGGCCTCTTGGCAAATATCATCGATGCCCTGGAAGCGGTTGCGGAAGAGCGTCAGCATCGTTTGCGGGCGCTCAGCGGCACCGGCGGTCCCTTGACGGTCCGTGGCGACCGCCGGCTTCTCAATCAGCTCTTCGTCAATCTCATCGAGAATGCGATCCTGCACTGTCCGCCCGCATCGGATATCGAGGTGGAGCTGGCCGGAGACACGCGACAGCCGATTGTTCGGGTGCGCGATACGGGGCCAGGAATTCCAGTAGAAGAACGCGAAAAAGTATTCAGGCGGCTTTACCGGTTGGAAAAAAGCCGGACCACGCGCGGGAGCGGGCTCGGCCTCAGCTTGGTTGCTGCTATCGCGGAACTTCACAGCGCCAAGGTGACGCTTGGGGATAACAAGCCGGGCCTCGTCGCTGAAATCACGTTCGATCAGGCGCCGCGCGTGAGTTAG
- a CDS encoding alpha/beta hydrolase has protein sequence MTFWPVAATYVRAADNELTYLFHEPAKPSAHPPLIVLLHGSGADETDMIGLWPQLPEGFVVVSPRAPFGDRASGYRWYRKGASTEADIRLSRDVIAKLVETAVNRFHADPQRVFLAGFSQGAVMVYHAVLRAPGRFRGAAVLSGSLYAFDERKLSPKADWTHESFFIGHGTADERVPFASARRAHEALGRLGVPNAFHSYERMHHEIGDREMQDLNAWLTERGSS, from the coding sequence ATGACATTTTGGCCTGTCGCTGCCACGTACGTGCGAGCCGCGGATAACGAGCTGACCTATCTCTTTCACGAGCCGGCGAAGCCATCTGCCCATCCGCCGCTGATCGTCTTGCTTCACGGAAGCGGCGCCGATGAGACCGATATGATCGGTCTCTGGCCGCAATTGCCGGAAGGCTTTGTCGTCGTATCGCCGCGCGCGCCATTTGGAGATCGGGCGAGCGGCTACCGATGGTATCGCAAGGGAGCTTCGACCGAGGCCGACATCAGGCTCAGTCGCGATGTCATCGCCAAGCTTGTTGAAACTGCAGTCAACCGGTTCCACGCCGACCCTCAGAGGGTTTTTCTAGCGGGATTCAGTCAGGGTGCGGTGATGGTCTACCATGCAGTCCTGCGCGCGCCCGGCAGGTTTCGCGGCGCGGCTGTGCTCAGCGGCTCCCTCTACGCCTTCGACGAGCGCAAGCTTTCACCAAAAGCGGATTGGACGCACGAGTCGTTTTTCATCGGCCATGGAACGGCTGACGAGCGCGTTCCGTTCGCCAGCGCAAGGCGCGCTCATGAAGCGCTCGGTCGGCTCGGCGTTCCCAATGCATTTCATTCCTACGAGCGCATGCACCACGAGATCGGCGATCGCGAAATGCAGGATCTCAATGCGTGGCTGACTGAGCGCGGCTCGTCGTGA
- a CDS encoding class I SAM-dependent RNA methyltransferase has product MTTDGDFEIFLSATPGFEPALGKEAEAAGFKEPKITTGGVTIKGGWPEVWRANLELRGAGRVLARIDEFRAMHLAQLDKRARRIVWGEVLRPDVPFRVQASCSKSSRIYHSGAAAQRIEKAIREELGAKHSPDAEVVIKVRIDDDLCTIAVDTSGEPLHKRGHKEAVAKAPMRETMASLFLRQCGFVGTEPVLDPMCGSGTFIIEAAEIAAGYKPGRSRHFAFEQLATFDKAAWERLRGTGDAAKPELRFFGSDIDAGAIRMSRANAERAGVTEITEFQQLAASEITPPPGPPGLVIVNPPYGDRLGDRNELQSLYRSLGKTLLKRFSGWRVGMVTSEAFLANATGLPFAQPAGPVLHGGLRVTLFLTGPLK; this is encoded by the coding sequence ATGACCACAGATGGCGATTTCGAAATCTTCCTTTCGGCCACTCCAGGCTTTGAACCCGCGCTCGGCAAAGAGGCCGAGGCCGCGGGATTTAAAGAGCCGAAGATCACGACAGGCGGCGTCACGATCAAAGGCGGCTGGCCCGAGGTGTGGCGCGCAAATCTCGAACTCCGGGGCGCAGGCCGCGTGCTCGCCCGCATCGACGAATTCCGCGCCATGCATCTCGCCCAGCTCGACAAGCGCGCCCGCCGCATCGTCTGGGGCGAAGTCCTCCGCCCCGATGTGCCCTTCCGCGTCCAGGCTTCCTGCAGCAAGAGTTCGCGCATCTATCATTCGGGCGCGGCAGCGCAGCGGATTGAAAAAGCGATCCGCGAGGAACTCGGGGCCAAGCACTCCCCCGACGCCGAAGTCGTCATCAAGGTCCGCATCGATGACGATCTTTGCACCATCGCTGTCGACACTTCGGGCGAGCCGCTGCACAAGCGCGGCCACAAGGAAGCCGTCGCCAAGGCGCCGATGCGCGAGACGATGGCATCCCTCTTCCTGAGACAATGCGGATTCGTCGGGACCGAGCCCGTGTTGGATCCGATGTGCGGTTCGGGAACATTTATCATCGAGGCGGCAGAAATCGCAGCTGGCTATAAGCCCGGCCGCTCGCGCCACTTCGCCTTCGAACAATTGGCAACTTTCGATAAAGCGGCTTGGGAGCGGCTACGCGGCACGGGAGACGCGGCGAAGCCCGAGCTTCGCTTTTTCGGAAGCGACATCGATGCGGGCGCGATCCGTATGAGCCGCGCCAACGCGGAACGCGCGGGCGTGACGGAGATCACCGAGTTCCAACAACTCGCAGCAAGCGAAATCACGCCGCCGCCAGGTCCGCCCGGCCTCGTCATCGTCAACCCGCCCTATGGCGACCGGCTCGGCGACAGGAACGAACTTCAATCCCTCTACCGCTCTCTCGGCAAAACTTTACTCAAACGATTCTCCGGCTGGAGAGTTGGCATGGTGACGAGCGAAGCCTTTCTCGCCAACGCGACCGGCCTGCCGTTCGCTCAGCCCGCGGGACCGGTGTTGCATGGCGGATTGCGCGTTACCCTCTTTTTGACTGGCCCGCTGAAATAA